A single Stigmatopora argus isolate UIUO_Sarg chromosome 7, RoL_Sarg_1.0, whole genome shotgun sequence DNA region contains:
- the LOC144077424 gene encoding uncharacterized protein LOC144077424 isoform X2, with protein sequence MMMSEEEQHQDVGCLINSDGEEVDLSDIREPAESPSRGSGPSEKDKPASFHSCSVCGKDFPYASKLQRHLRTHSGERPFPCAVCQKRFPEKGLLMIHERVHTGEKPFPCTFCEKRFASQGELRLHRRTHTGERPYGCSVCLKSFSRHWHLKTHLDAMHSEAVAGFIRKKFPCSDCEKSCNSAAELRDHQRTHTGERPYRCTFCDKRFALSGTLVRHERLHTGITPYHCADCGKTFAQQWTLTTHMRTHTGEKPYTCAQCDKSFVAPGELRRHTRIHTGEKPYSCVDCGRQFSLAGTLRNHRKSCVQGRNAADVGQSSAGASPEEEREGENIGAEISELKASSTSSSSSPASLSEDIHCAPASDPENNPNEHEKELSAPHVSVVVKEEEEEKALCETSAPECPSQDKIGPLMKKEENDNHVINNGGLTSNGEKAPPPTSPAAKDRRRNGKATSSYCCGLCGRDCHKMSALQIHMRIHSGEKPYQCALCGKQFTQKGQLKGHQKVHTGEKPFACPECGKCFAHSGAMNRHRLTHTGEKPYHCSLCQRSFNQSGRLREHEKTHFGDKLNCPECDKTFTRSSSLKNHLRLHTGERPYSCDLCGRGFSRSQSLRLHKRKHQLLRSGFSPGDDDLSDNGSRAEMCITVKNIDELFV encoded by the exons ATGATGATGAGCGAAGAGGAGCAACATCAGGATGTCGGTTGCCTGATCAACTCGGATGGAGAAGAAGTGGACTTGTCTGACATCC GAGAGCCCGCCGAAAGCCCGTCCAGGGGGTCGGGCCCGAGCGAAAAGGATAAGCCGGCCTCGTTCCACAGCTGCTCGGTTTGCGGCAAAGACTTCCCCTATGCCTCCAAACTCCAGCGCCACCTGCGCACGCATTCGGGGGAGCGGCCCTTCCCGTGCGCCGTGTGCCAGAAGAGGTTCCCCGAGAAGGGTCTGCTGATGATCCACGAGCGGGTCCACACGGGGGAGAAGCCCTTCCCGTGCACCTTCTGCGAGAAGCGCTTCGCCAGCCAGGGCGAGCTCCGGCTCCACCGGCGGACGCACACGGGCGAGCGTCCGTACGGCTGCAGCGTATGCCTGAAGAGCTTCTCTCGCCACTGGCACCTCAAGACGCACCTGGACGCCATGCATTCCGAAGCGGTGGCCGGCTTCATCAGGAAGAAGTTCCCGTGCTCGGACTGCGAGAAGAGCTGCAACTCGGCCGCCGAGCTCCGGGACCACCAGAGGACTCACACGGGCGAGCGCCCCTACCGCTGCACTTTCTGCGACAAGCGCTTCGCCCTGTCGGGCACGCTGGTGCGCCACGAGCGCCTGCACACCGGCATCACGCCGTACCACTGCGCCGACTGCGGCAAGACCTTCGCGCAGCAGTGGACGCTGACCACGCACATGCGGACGCACACCGGAGAGAAGCCGTACACCTGCGCGCAGTGCGACAAGTCCTTCGTGGCGCCGGGCGAGCTGCGCAGGCACACGCGCATCCACACGGGGGAGAAGCCGTACTCCTGCGTCGACTGCGGGCGGCAGTTTTCGCTGGCCGGGACTTTGAGGAATCACAGGAAGTCGTGCGTGCAGGGCAGGAACGCGGCCGACGTCGGACAAAGCTCGGCCGGGGCGTCGCCGGAGGAAGAACGGGAGGGCGAGAATATCGGCGCTGAG atATCGGAACTAAAAGCCTCGTCCAcgtcctcctcttcttcacCCGCTTCTCTCTCGGAGGACATCCACTGTGCTCCAGCGTCCGACCCTGAAAATAACCCAAACGAGCATGAAAAGGAACTTTCCGCTCCGCATGTTAGTGTCGTTgtgaaagaggaagaggaggaaaaagcTTTGTGCG AAACGTCAGCTCCAGAATGTCCTTCTCAGGACAAAATTGGACCTCTGATGAAGAAAGAAGAGAACGATAACCATGTTATCAACA ATGGCGGCCTCACATCAAACGGTGAGAAAGCCCCCCCGCCGACGTCCCCGGCGGCCAAGGATCGGCGGCGCAACGGCAAGGCGACCAGCTCGTACTGCTGCGGCCTGTGCGGCCGAGACTGCCACAAGATGTCGGCCCTCCAAATCCACATGCGCATCCACTCGGGCGAGAAACCCTACCAGTGCGCCTTGTGCGGGAAGCAGTTCACCCAGAAGGGTCAGCTCAAGGGCCACCAGAAGGTCCACACGGGAGAGAAGCCCTTCGCCTGCCCGGAGTGCGGCAAGTGCTTCGCCCACTCGGGCGCCATGAACCGCCACCGGCTGACGCACACGGGCGAGAAACCCTACCACTGCTCACTGTGCCAGCGCAGCTTCAACCAGTCGGGACGCTTGCGGGAGCACGAGAAGACCCACTTCGGGGACAAGCTCAACTGCCCCGAGTGCGACAAGACCTTCACGCGCTCCTCCAGCCTCAAGAACCACTTGAGGCTGCACACGGGCGAGAGGCCGTACAGCTGCGACCTGTGCGGACGCGGattcagccgatcgcagagcctCAGGCTGCACAAGCGCAAACACCAACTGCTCCGGTCCGGTTTCAGCCCGGGCGACGACGACCTATCCGACAATGGCTCCCGAGCCGAAATGTGTATAACTGTCAAAAATATAGACGAGCTATTTGTGTAA
- the LOC144077424 gene encoding uncharacterized protein LOC144077424 isoform X1, with protein MMMSEEEQHQDVGCLINSDGEEVDLSDIREPAESPSRGSGPSEKDKPASFHSCSVCGKDFPYASKLQRHLRTHSGERPFPCAVCQKRFPEKGLLMIHERVHTGEKPFPCTFCEKRFASQGELRLHRRTHTGERPYGCSVCLKSFSRHWHLKTHLDAMHSEAVAGFIRKKFPCSDCEKSCNSAAELRDHQRTHTGERPYRCTFCDKRFALSGTLVRHERLHTGITPYHCADCGKTFAQQWTLTTHMRTHTGEKPYTCAQCDKSFVAPGELRRHTRIHTGEKPYSCVDCGRQFSLAGTLRNHRKSCVQGRNAADVGQSSAGASPEEEREGENIGAEISELKASSTSSSSSPASLSEDIHCAPASDPENNPNEHEKELSAPHVSVVVKEEEEEKALCEETSAPECPSQDKIGPLMKKEENDNHVINNGGLTSNGEKAPPPTSPAAKDRRRNGKATSSYCCGLCGRDCHKMSALQIHMRIHSGEKPYQCALCGKQFTQKGQLKGHQKVHTGEKPFACPECGKCFAHSGAMNRHRLTHTGEKPYHCSLCQRSFNQSGRLREHEKTHFGDKLNCPECDKTFTRSSSLKNHLRLHTGERPYSCDLCGRGFSRSQSLRLHKRKHQLLRSGFSPGDDDLSDNGSRAEMCITVKNIDELFV; from the exons ATGATGATGAGCGAAGAGGAGCAACATCAGGATGTCGGTTGCCTGATCAACTCGGATGGAGAAGAAGTGGACTTGTCTGACATCC GAGAGCCCGCCGAAAGCCCGTCCAGGGGGTCGGGCCCGAGCGAAAAGGATAAGCCGGCCTCGTTCCACAGCTGCTCGGTTTGCGGCAAAGACTTCCCCTATGCCTCCAAACTCCAGCGCCACCTGCGCACGCATTCGGGGGAGCGGCCCTTCCCGTGCGCCGTGTGCCAGAAGAGGTTCCCCGAGAAGGGTCTGCTGATGATCCACGAGCGGGTCCACACGGGGGAGAAGCCCTTCCCGTGCACCTTCTGCGAGAAGCGCTTCGCCAGCCAGGGCGAGCTCCGGCTCCACCGGCGGACGCACACGGGCGAGCGTCCGTACGGCTGCAGCGTATGCCTGAAGAGCTTCTCTCGCCACTGGCACCTCAAGACGCACCTGGACGCCATGCATTCCGAAGCGGTGGCCGGCTTCATCAGGAAGAAGTTCCCGTGCTCGGACTGCGAGAAGAGCTGCAACTCGGCCGCCGAGCTCCGGGACCACCAGAGGACTCACACGGGCGAGCGCCCCTACCGCTGCACTTTCTGCGACAAGCGCTTCGCCCTGTCGGGCACGCTGGTGCGCCACGAGCGCCTGCACACCGGCATCACGCCGTACCACTGCGCCGACTGCGGCAAGACCTTCGCGCAGCAGTGGACGCTGACCACGCACATGCGGACGCACACCGGAGAGAAGCCGTACACCTGCGCGCAGTGCGACAAGTCCTTCGTGGCGCCGGGCGAGCTGCGCAGGCACACGCGCATCCACACGGGGGAGAAGCCGTACTCCTGCGTCGACTGCGGGCGGCAGTTTTCGCTGGCCGGGACTTTGAGGAATCACAGGAAGTCGTGCGTGCAGGGCAGGAACGCGGCCGACGTCGGACAAAGCTCGGCCGGGGCGTCGCCGGAGGAAGAACGGGAGGGCGAGAATATCGGCGCTGAG atATCGGAACTAAAAGCCTCGTCCAcgtcctcctcttcttcacCCGCTTCTCTCTCGGAGGACATCCACTGTGCTCCAGCGTCCGACCCTGAAAATAACCCAAACGAGCATGAAAAGGAACTTTCCGCTCCGCATGTTAGTGTCGTTgtgaaagaggaagaggaggaaaaagcTTTGTGCG AAGAAACGTCAGCTCCAGAATGTCCTTCTCAGGACAAAATTGGACCTCTGATGAAGAAAGAAGAGAACGATAACCATGTTATCAACA ATGGCGGCCTCACATCAAACGGTGAGAAAGCCCCCCCGCCGACGTCCCCGGCGGCCAAGGATCGGCGGCGCAACGGCAAGGCGACCAGCTCGTACTGCTGCGGCCTGTGCGGCCGAGACTGCCACAAGATGTCGGCCCTCCAAATCCACATGCGCATCCACTCGGGCGAGAAACCCTACCAGTGCGCCTTGTGCGGGAAGCAGTTCACCCAGAAGGGTCAGCTCAAGGGCCACCAGAAGGTCCACACGGGAGAGAAGCCCTTCGCCTGCCCGGAGTGCGGCAAGTGCTTCGCCCACTCGGGCGCCATGAACCGCCACCGGCTGACGCACACGGGCGAGAAACCCTACCACTGCTCACTGTGCCAGCGCAGCTTCAACCAGTCGGGACGCTTGCGGGAGCACGAGAAGACCCACTTCGGGGACAAGCTCAACTGCCCCGAGTGCGACAAGACCTTCACGCGCTCCTCCAGCCTCAAGAACCACTTGAGGCTGCACACGGGCGAGAGGCCGTACAGCTGCGACCTGTGCGGACGCGGattcagccgatcgcagagcctCAGGCTGCACAAGCGCAAACACCAACTGCTCCGGTCCGGTTTCAGCCCGGGCGACGACGACCTATCCGACAATGGCTCCCGAGCCGAAATGTGTATAACTGTCAAAAATATAGACGAGCTATTTGTGTAA
- the LOC144077424 gene encoding uncharacterized protein LOC144077424 isoform X3: MIFVSSGEPAESPSRGSGPSEKDKPASFHSCSVCGKDFPYASKLQRHLRTHSGERPFPCAVCQKRFPEKGLLMIHERVHTGEKPFPCTFCEKRFASQGELRLHRRTHTGERPYGCSVCLKSFSRHWHLKTHLDAMHSEAVAGFIRKKFPCSDCEKSCNSAAELRDHQRTHTGERPYRCTFCDKRFALSGTLVRHERLHTGITPYHCADCGKTFAQQWTLTTHMRTHTGEKPYTCAQCDKSFVAPGELRRHTRIHTGEKPYSCVDCGRQFSLAGTLRNHRKSCVQGRNAADVGQSSAGASPEEEREGENIGAEISELKASSTSSSSSPASLSEDIHCAPASDPENNPNEHEKELSAPHVSVVVKEEEEEKALCEETSAPECPSQDKIGPLMKKEENDNHVINNGGLTSNGEKAPPPTSPAAKDRRRNGKATSSYCCGLCGRDCHKMSALQIHMRIHSGEKPYQCALCGKQFTQKGQLKGHQKVHTGEKPFACPECGKCFAHSGAMNRHRLTHTGEKPYHCSLCQRSFNQSGRLREHEKTHFGDKLNCPECDKTFTRSSSLKNHLRLHTGERPYSCDLCGRGFSRSQSLRLHKRKHQLLRSGFSPGDDDLSDNGSRAEMCITVKNIDELFV; the protein is encoded by the exons atgatttttGTCTCCTCAGGAGAGCCCGCCGAAAGCCCGTCCAGGGGGTCGGGCCCGAGCGAAAAGGATAAGCCGGCCTCGTTCCACAGCTGCTCGGTTTGCGGCAAAGACTTCCCCTATGCCTCCAAACTCCAGCGCCACCTGCGCACGCATTCGGGGGAGCGGCCCTTCCCGTGCGCCGTGTGCCAGAAGAGGTTCCCCGAGAAGGGTCTGCTGATGATCCACGAGCGGGTCCACACGGGGGAGAAGCCCTTCCCGTGCACCTTCTGCGAGAAGCGCTTCGCCAGCCAGGGCGAGCTCCGGCTCCACCGGCGGACGCACACGGGCGAGCGTCCGTACGGCTGCAGCGTATGCCTGAAGAGCTTCTCTCGCCACTGGCACCTCAAGACGCACCTGGACGCCATGCATTCCGAAGCGGTGGCCGGCTTCATCAGGAAGAAGTTCCCGTGCTCGGACTGCGAGAAGAGCTGCAACTCGGCCGCCGAGCTCCGGGACCACCAGAGGACTCACACGGGCGAGCGCCCCTACCGCTGCACTTTCTGCGACAAGCGCTTCGCCCTGTCGGGCACGCTGGTGCGCCACGAGCGCCTGCACACCGGCATCACGCCGTACCACTGCGCCGACTGCGGCAAGACCTTCGCGCAGCAGTGGACGCTGACCACGCACATGCGGACGCACACCGGAGAGAAGCCGTACACCTGCGCGCAGTGCGACAAGTCCTTCGTGGCGCCGGGCGAGCTGCGCAGGCACACGCGCATCCACACGGGGGAGAAGCCGTACTCCTGCGTCGACTGCGGGCGGCAGTTTTCGCTGGCCGGGACTTTGAGGAATCACAGGAAGTCGTGCGTGCAGGGCAGGAACGCGGCCGACGTCGGACAAAGCTCGGCCGGGGCGTCGCCGGAGGAAGAACGGGAGGGCGAGAATATCGGCGCTGAG atATCGGAACTAAAAGCCTCGTCCAcgtcctcctcttcttcacCCGCTTCTCTCTCGGAGGACATCCACTGTGCTCCAGCGTCCGACCCTGAAAATAACCCAAACGAGCATGAAAAGGAACTTTCCGCTCCGCATGTTAGTGTCGTTgtgaaagaggaagaggaggaaaaagcTTTGTGCG AAGAAACGTCAGCTCCAGAATGTCCTTCTCAGGACAAAATTGGACCTCTGATGAAGAAAGAAGAGAACGATAACCATGTTATCAACA ATGGCGGCCTCACATCAAACGGTGAGAAAGCCCCCCCGCCGACGTCCCCGGCGGCCAAGGATCGGCGGCGCAACGGCAAGGCGACCAGCTCGTACTGCTGCGGCCTGTGCGGCCGAGACTGCCACAAGATGTCGGCCCTCCAAATCCACATGCGCATCCACTCGGGCGAGAAACCCTACCAGTGCGCCTTGTGCGGGAAGCAGTTCACCCAGAAGGGTCAGCTCAAGGGCCACCAGAAGGTCCACACGGGAGAGAAGCCCTTCGCCTGCCCGGAGTGCGGCAAGTGCTTCGCCCACTCGGGCGCCATGAACCGCCACCGGCTGACGCACACGGGCGAGAAACCCTACCACTGCTCACTGTGCCAGCGCAGCTTCAACCAGTCGGGACGCTTGCGGGAGCACGAGAAGACCCACTTCGGGGACAAGCTCAACTGCCCCGAGTGCGACAAGACCTTCACGCGCTCCTCCAGCCTCAAGAACCACTTGAGGCTGCACACGGGCGAGAGGCCGTACAGCTGCGACCTGTGCGGACGCGGattcagccgatcgcagagcctCAGGCTGCACAAGCGCAAACACCAACTGCTCCGGTCCGGTTTCAGCCCGGGCGACGACGACCTATCCGACAATGGCTCCCGAGCCGAAATGTGTATAACTGTCAAAAATATAGACGAGCTATTTGTGTAA